The Xanthomonas rydalmerensis genomic interval TCGCCCAGCCGTTGTTGATCACGCACAGGATCAGCGGCAGTTGGTAGGCACCGGCGGAGTTCAGCGCGGCATAGAAATCGGTCTTGGACGAGCCGCCGTCGCCGCAGGTGGCCACCGCCACCTGCGCCTCGCCGCGCAGCTTGAACGCCAGCGCGGCGCCGGCGGCGTGCAGGCACTGGGTGGAGATCGGCACGCAGATCGGGAAGTCGCGGGCGGCGTCGGAATCGCGCTGGAAGTCGCTGCCGCGCTCGTCGCCGCCCCAGTACAGCAGGATCTCGCGCGGGCGCACGCCGCGCATGAACATGGCGCCGTACTCGCGGTAGCTGGGCGCCAGCACGTCGCCGCGGCGCATCGACGCACCGATGCCGATGTGGGTGGCCTCGTGGCCCAGGCAGGAGGCGTAGGTGCCCAGCTTGCCGGTGCGCTGCAGGGCCACCGCCTTGCTGTCGAAGGTGCGCACGTAGAGCATCTGCTTGAACAGCGCCAGCAGCGTCTGCGGGTTGGCCGAATCGGCCGGAAGCGCGTCGCGGACCGGCTGGCCGCCCGCGTCGAGGTACTGCAGGAACTCAATTTCGAACTGGGCGGCGATGCTCATGGCGATGGCGCTCTCGACAACAAGTTTCAAATGATATGAGTCGGCATGTTAAGGAAGCCGTGCACAAAAGCCGTCGTGCACCGCAGCACGTGGCAATGCCGTACCGCACAAGAAAAGCGTGGTCGCGCCGCGTTGCGGATTGATGGCGTTGGGTATCGAGGATGTTGCACTGCGATGCATGCCGTTCATGTGCGCGTAGGTGTCCACCGGTGGCGGTGGTCAATGTCCGCGGTGCGCTGCGCGTGTCGGCGAGGAGACCATCGGGCAAGCACGGAAAGCGCACACGTGTACGCGCGGCGCGAGGCGCCTCCCATCGCTTTACGCCGTCATCTCGTAGGAGCGGCTTCAGCCGCGACGGGCTTTACCGGGAACGCCGTCGCGGCTGAAGCCGCTCCTACAACAAAAACAAAAAAGGGCGTGGCCGCGAGGCCACGCCCTTCCTGGTGCACACCCGTCGCCGCGATCAGCGGCCGAACAGGCGCAGCCCCTCCACGCGCGTGCTGAAGCGCGCGCTGTTGTCGCTGGGATCGGCATCGGCCGAGGTCGAGCCGGCGCTGGCGCCGATCACGATCTGGCGGTCGGCCGGCAGCGGCCGCGTCGCCAGGCTCAGGCGGAACGCGGCGCTGGCGCCCGGCGCCAGGTCGGCGCCGCTGTGGCACTGGAAGCGCGCGCTGCGCAGGCCGTGGTTCTGCCGCACGCACTGCCAGCCGCGCGGCGGTACCAGCGCGGTCAGGGCGGACAGGGTGCTGCCGTCGATCTCCAGGCTGGCGCCCTGCACCGGCGCATTGCCGTGGTTGCGTACGTCGATGCGGTAGTCGGCGAAGAAGGCCAGGAACGGCAGGGTGGCCGGGCCGTCGATCGACACCGCCAGGTCGCCGGCCGGACGCGCCTGCACCGCCACCGTGGCGCTGCCGCCGTTGTCGCCGGGGTTGGGATCCTCGGTCTGCGAGGCCACCGACGCGGCCAGGCTCAGGCTGCGCCCGACCAGGGCGGTGCCGGCCGGCACCGCCACGTCGAAGCGCGGCGTGGTGCCGGCAGCGAACTGCGCGGTGCTGCAGGTCACCACGGTCTGCGCGGCCACCTCCGGCGCGGCGCAGTCCCAGCCCGGGGCGGCGGTGACGCTCGGGACCACTGCTGCATCCAGGGCGAAGGCGACCGCGGCGGCGCGCGCCGCGTCCGGACCGGCATTGGCCAGGGTGATGCTGTAGCGGATGGTGTCGCCGGCGTAGACCGAGGCGTTGGCGGCGCTCACACGCAGGCTCAGGTCGGCGCGCTCCAGCGGCTTGAGCTTGATCAGCACCACCGCCGGGTCGTGGTCGGACAGCCGCGCCGGCGAGTTGGCGTCGTTGCGGGCCACGGCCGGGAAGTCGGCATTGAGCCGCGCGTGGGCTTCGCTGAGGCCGGCGATCTGCGCCGAGCGCATCAGCGCGCGGTTGGCCAGGATGTGATCCAGCGACTGCACATTGCCGTCGTAGGCGTAGGAGTAGCTCTGGTCCGGCGTCGACAGCAGGGTGAGGTTGTACAGCGCCGGATCGACCAGGGTAGCGCCGTCGCCGCCGACCACGGTCTGCGCGTCGGGCGCCGGCAGGCCGGTGACGGTGCCCATCGCATCGACGTAGCCGTCGTTGAACTCGAAGGCGTTGAAATCGCCCATCACCAGCACCTGCTCGGTGGGATCGGCGGCCTGGCGCGCCTGCAGCAGGTTGGCCAGGAACACCGCCTGCGCCTGGCGCTTGGCGCGGATGCGCTGGCCGCTGGCGTCGTCGGTCTCGGCGCCGTTGAGCGAACGCTGGTGCACCTCGACCACGGTCAGCGGCAGCGCGCGGCCGTCGGCGAAATGCACCACCGCCTTCAGCAGCAGCGGCGGACGGTCGTTGAGCAGGCTGACCGTGCCGCTGGGCTCGGTCCAGGTGGCGGCCTTGCCTTCCTGGCTCACCGAAACCACTTCGACGCGGGCGATGCCGGCACCGACCTGCGCGGTCTTGACCAGGAAGCCGACGTCGATGCCGCCCACGTCGTTGCCTTCCTGCAGGTAGGCCACGTACTGCGGATCGGGCTGGCCGGCGGCCACCGCGTCGCGGTTGACGCGCTCGGCCAGGGTCTGCAGCACGCTCAGGTTCTCGATCTCCACGGTGCCGAGGATGTCGGGCGTGTTGAGGTAGTTGCGGATCGCCAGCGAGGCCTTGTTGAGGCGCGCCTGGTAGGCGGCCGCGGTCAGCACCGGTTCGCCGATCGCCGGATCGTTCTGGTCGTCGAAGAAGCGCTCCATGTTGTAGGTGGCGATGTTGACGTCGTCGGCCTGCGGCGCCGGGGCCGGCTTGGGCTGGTCGGCGCCGTCGCACTGCACGCTGGGCGCGGTTTCCGGGTAGATGGTGTAGCGGCGGAAGCTGTAGTCCAGCGGGCCGCTGACGCCGAGCACGGTGCAGCCGGCGGCCACGTCGATACGCTCGCCGCCGAGGCCGGCGCTGCCGACCGCGATCACCTGCGGGCTGGTGTTCCAGCGCGGCACGTCGGCCGGCGAGCCGGCCGGCAGTGCGTCGGGCTGCTGCACGCCGGCGGTGCGCCAGGCGCGCGGCAGGCCGGTGACCACGGCATGGAACACGCCGTTGCTGGTCGCGCTGGCGTTGGTCTCGTTGACGTTGCCCAGGGTCGGGGTGTTGACGGTCAGGCTGGGCACGCTGACGCGCATGCCTTCCAGGCGCTCGAGCTGGTCGTAGGCGCCGTTCGGGTCGGGGAAGCGGGTGGTCAGCTCGACCGCGGCCGGCAGCGGATTGCCGGTGGACTGCAGCAGCACCGTCGGCGCGCTCAGTTCGGTCAGCGGCGGCTGGCTGGGGTCGGTGCTGGGCACGTATTCGACCACCGTGGCCTGCACCCGCACCGCATTGCCCACCGCGGCCTCGGCCGGCGGCGCGCTGCCGGTGTAGACGTAGATGCCTTCTGAGGTGAGCGGGTCGGCGTCGGCCTGGGCGTCGGGCGTCTGCAGGAAGAAGCCGGCGCTGCGCCGCGCGGTGACGATGCCGCTGGTAGCGACCACCTGGCCGACCAGCGGCGAGCGCGCGCCGCTGCCCTGGATGCTGTGGATCGGCACCAGATTGAAGTCGTCGTTGAGAATCACCCCGCTGGCGGTCAGCGTGGACGGCAGCGCGCCGCTGATCCCGCTGATGTCCAGGTAGAAGGTCTCGTCGGGTTCGTTGCTGGTGTCGCCGTTGACCAGCACGCGCACCTCGGCGCTGCTCTCGCCGGCCGGGATGGTCACCTGGGTCGCGGCCAGCGCCTGGTAGTCGCTGCCGGCGGTGGCGGTGCCGTCGCGGGTGGCGACGGTGAAGTTCACGCCGGCGCTGCCGGCCGGCTGGCTCAGCGTCACCGTGAACACGAACGCGCTGCTGCCGCTGTCGCCCTCGGCGCGGCTGACGTTGGCCACGCTGGCCACCGGCTGGTTGCCGCCGCCGCACAGGCTGACCGGCGCGGCGCTGTTGCGCGGGGTCGGCGCGCCGGTGGCGAAGTCGGCGTTGTTGTTGTCGCTGTCGCTGCAGCCGCCGTTGCCGCGCAGCACCGCCAGGGTGTTGCTGGGCGCGGCGGTCGGGGCGCTGCCTTCGGCGCAGCTGGCGCTGCTGCCGTAGCCGACGAAGTCGGCGTTGCCGGCCGGGCAGGCGCCGCTCAGCGCGGCGCTGCTCTTGCTCAGCGCGATCTTGCCGGCGGTGCCGCTCATGGCGATGGTGCCGGTGGCATCGGGCGTGGGCAGCGCGGCGCTGCCGCCGCTGCCGTCGGCCTGCTTGACCAGGTAGTAGCCGCCCGGCGCAATGCTGCCGCTCAGCGTAGTGACCTGCCAACTGCTGCCGGCGGCCGAGGCGTACTGCACCGACCAGCCGGCCAGGCTCACCGCCTCGCTGCCGTTGTTGTGCAATTCGACGAAATCGCTTTTGTAGGTGGCGCCGCTGTTGCCGCCACCGCCATAGACCTGGCTGATGACCACCTGCGCCTGGGCGTACCCGGCACACCCCAACGCGCACGACAACACTGCAGCTCGAAGCAGCATGGTTCGCATGAACAAGATCTCCCCAATCCTTGAAGACGTGGACTCAAGAGTGGCTAACGAAACGTCGCGAGCAGTCGCCAGGCGGGTGCGGACGGCGCGGAGGAACCGCAGTGTGCAAGTGGCACATGAGGATTCCGAGCACCGGCCGCGCCTGCCTGGTGGCTGCGCAGTCCTTTTGTCAGCCGCTCTTACGCAGATGAACCGACGGCGCCCCCAGCGCCGCCGACGATTGTGCCGGAGTTTGACAACGGGTGCTGACCAATGTGTGACATTCGTCGCTGCGGTACCCTTGCCGGCCCGGAACGCCCCTGCCGCCCATGCCCGTCGAACAGAACCAGCGCCCGCTTGAAGCCGGCATCCATACCGACCTGGAAGGCCGCCTCACCTATGGCGGCTATCTGCGCCTGGACCGGCTGCTGTCGGCGCAGCAACCGCTGTCGAACCCGCCGCACCACGACGAACTGCTGTTCATCGTCCAGCACCAGACCTCCGAGCTGTGGCTGAAGCTGCTGGCGCACGAGCTGGGCGCGGCGATCGCGCACCTGCAGCGCGATCAGGTCTGGCAGTGCCGCAAGGTGCTGGCGCGCAGCAAGCAGGTGCTGCGCCTGCTGACCGAGCAGTGGTCGGTGCTGGAGACCCTGACCCCGTCCGAGTACATGGGCTTTCGCGACGTGCTCGGCCCGTCCTCCGGGTTCCAGTCGCTGCAGTACCGCACCATCGAATTCATGCTCGGCAACAAGAACGCGCAGATGCTGCCGGTGTTCGACCACGACCCGCAGGGCCAGGCGGCGCTGCAGTCGGTGCTGGAAGCGCCCAGCCTGTACGAGGAGTTCCTGCGCTACCTGGCCCGCTTCGGCCATGCGGTGCCGGCGCCGTACCACGCCCGCGACTGGCGCCAGCCGCATGTCAGCGACCCGCTGCTGCGCCCGGTGTTCGAACGCATCTACGAGAACACCGACCGCTACTGGCGCGAGTACGCGCTGTGCGAGGACCTGGTGGATCTGGAAACCCAGTTCCAGCTGTGGCGCTTCCGCCATATGCGCACGGTGATGCGGGTGATCGGCTTCAAGCGCGGCACCGGCGGCTCCAGCGGCGTCGGCTTCCTGCAACAGGCGCTGGCGCTGACCTTCTTTCCGGAGCTGTTCGAAGTTCGCACCTCGGTGGGGCTGGAGAGCCGGGACGCGGGACTCGGGACCCGGGACCCGGGTGGGGCGTCGCAAGCTCCGTAATGGAGCGTGCTGTCAGACGCCGCCCGGCCTTGCTGCGCTGCGTCGTCGGAGGCTTTCGTTTTTCCGTGTGGCGTGTCGTGTGGACGCTGGCTTACCGCATGCGGACATCGCCTTCTCGCCCGGAATCCCTGGTTGTCGAGGTCCCGCTTTTCCGGGTCCCGGGCCCCGGGTCCCGAGTCCCGGCTTCTCCACGCATTTGACGCCACGCCGTCGCTCGGTGATCCTCGCCCGTTGCCCGGCCTGGCCGGACGCACCGCCCCAGCCCATCCTGAATACGCAAGGGAACACCGCATGAGCGTTGACGTCGTCGCGTCGAACCACCCCGCCTCACCGCAGCCGCCGTCAGCGCAACCGCCCGAATTCAAGACCCTGCTGGGTCATCCGCGTCCCCTGTGGATGCTGTTCATGACCGAGTTCTGGGAGCGCTTCGCGTTCTACGGCATTCGCTGGGCACTGGTGCTGTACATCGTGGCGCAGTTCCATGGCGGCCAGGGCACGGGCCAGGCCTCGGCCAGCGCGACCTACGGCGCCTACCTGGCGCTGGTGTACGCAGCGGCGATCTTCGGCGGCTACATCGCCGACCGGGTGCTCGGCTACCAGCGCTCGATCCTGGTCGGCGCCGCGGTCATGGCCGCCGGCCTGTTCCTGATCTCCGTGCCCAACCCGCAGATCTTCGAACTGGGCCTGGCCACCGTGGTGGTCGGCAACGGCCTGTTCAAACCCAATATCTCGACCATGGTCGGCAAGCTGTACAGCGTCGCCGATCCGCGCCGCGACAGCGGGTTCACCATCTTCTACATGGGCATCAACCTGGGCGCGATGATCGCGCCGTGGCTGACCCAGCAGCTGGCCGAGAAGGTGTTCGGCACCGAAGCGATGCCGTCCTACAAGATGGTGTTCATCGCCTCGGGCATCGGCATGCTGATCAGCCTGGTGTGGTTCTGGTTCGGCCGCCGCCAGCTCAAGGGCATCGGCGCGCCGTTGCCGGGCGGTGCCGGCGGCATGCGCGTGGTCTACGTGCTGCTGGGCATGCTGGTGGCGATCCCGGCGGTGTACCTGGCGCTTGCCGCCGGCGCCGAAGTGCTGCAGTGGATCCTCAGCACCATGTTCGTGGCCCTGGCGGTCATGCTGCTGGTGGAGGGCATCCGCAACGGCAAGGTGGCGCGCGACAAGGTCATCGCGATGCTGATCATCTTCGCCTTCAACGTGCTGTTCTGGATGTTCTTCGAGCAGGCCGGCAGCTCCTTCACCTTCCTCGCCGACGAGATCGTCAACCGCCAGTTCGGCGACTGGACCTTCCCGACCGCGTGGTTCCAATCGGTCAACTCGCTGGCGATCATCACCCTGGCGCCGCTCATCGCCTGGATCTGGGTCAAGGCCGGCCGCTTCAATCCGTCGATCTCGCGCAAGTTCGCGCTCGGCCTGATGTTCAACGGCCTGGCCTTCCTGTTGCTGATGTTCGCGCTGTCGAGCCTGGTCAACGACGCCGGCAAGATCCCGTTCTGGACGCTGTTCATGGTCTACGTCATCCAGTCGGTGGGCGAGCTGTGCCTGTCGCCGATCGGGTTGTCGATGGTGACCAAGCTGGCGCCGCTGCGGCTGGTCGGTTTCGGCATGGGCGGCTGGTTCCTGTCCACCGGCATCGGCAACAACCTGTCCGGCATCTTCGCCAGCCATGTCAGCGGCGAAGGCGGCATGACCGTGTCTTCCGCGCTGGGCGGGTATACCTTCGGATTCTGGGCGCTGCTGGGCGCCGGCGTGGTGCTGTTCCTGATCGCGCCGTTGATCAGCAAGCTGATGCATGGTGTGAAGTGAGGACGTGGCAATGCTGATGAACAAGACGATGTGCGCTGCCCTGGTGGCGGTGCTGGCGCTGAGCGGTTGTGGCCAGACGGCGGCACCGCCCGATGCGCCGGCGCCGGCCAAGCCGCTGGATACCTCGGTGCAGAAGCCGCCGGTGGCCGATCCCAACCAGCCGGTGGCCTCGGGCAATACCCCGGCGGCCGCCGACATCGCCGCGGCCAAGGCGCTGGGCGCGCAGTTCGATCCGCAGCGCAACCCGGCCGACGACCTGGACACCGCCATGGTCGAGGCCAAGCGCGGCGGCAAGCGCATCCTGCTCGACGTGGGCAACGAGGCCTGCGACTGGTGCCACACCCTGGATACCTTCATCGAGGGCGATGCGGAACTGCGCAGCTTCCGCGACGCCAACTTCGTGTGGGTCAAGGTCAACGTCAGCGACGCCAACAAGAACGAGGCGTTCATGGCGCAGTACCCGAAGATCGTCGACTTCCCGCACCTGCTGGTGCTCGACGCCGACGGCAAGCTGCTGCATTCGCAGGTGGTCGGCGACCTGCAGAAGGACAAGGGCTACGACCGCAAGAAGTTCTCGGACTTCCTGAGGCAGTGGGCGCCGCCGAAGCCCTGAGCGGCGGCGGCGTCTGGTTTCCGTAGGAGCGGCTTCAGCCGCGACCGGGCGTTCCTAGGAATGCCCGGTCGCGGCTTAAGCCGCTCCTACGGTGTTTAAAGGCCCGCCGTTCGCGGCCCCCGGCGCCTCAGCGCCCGGTCATGCTCGGCAGGCCCTCGGCCGCCAGGCGGTCGATCAGCCGGTTCAGCAACCGCTGCTCGTCCTCGCTGAAGGGCGCCAGCAGGCGCCGTTCGCACTCCAGCACCATCGGCGCCACCACCTGGTACACCTCCACCCCGGCCGGGGTCAGGTGCAGCACCGAGCGGCGGCGGTCGTCGCCATGGGTCTCGCGCTGGATGAAACCGCGCTCCAGCTGCCGCGCCACCGCCCGGCTCACCGCCACCTTGTCCATCGCGGTGCGCTCGGAGACCTCACCGGCCGACAGCCCCGGGTACAGCGCCAGCACCGCCATCACCCGCCACTCGGTCACCGCCATGCCGTAGCGCTCGCCGTAGACGCGGGCGATGTTGCTGCTGATCCGGTTGGACAGCACGCTGATCCGGTACGGCAGGAACCGTTCCAGATCCAGGGAGGGCGAGTCGGGCGTGGGAGCGGGCGTGGCGATCGTCATGCTGCATTGCACCTTGCTGGTGGTTTCACTTGTAACTACAACGGAGGATACTACGGCCATTCTCGCGAGTCTGGCGTCCGTCCGCACCCGAAATTTCGGCCGGCCGCCGCGACCCCCGTCCTCCAGGAGACGCGTCATGAGTGCACAACCGCAACATCCGTCGCAGCCCGCCAACCTCGGCATGCAGGTCACCACCTTCGAGAACCCGATGGGCATCGACGGTTTCGAGTTCGTGGAATTCGCCGCGCCGGCCGGGCAGGGCGAGCAGTTGCACGCGTACTTCCGCAGCATGGGTTTCACCGCGGTGCTGCGTCATCGCCAGCGCGCGATCACCGTGTACCGCCAGGGCGGGGTCAACTTTCTGGTCAACGAGGACCCGGATTCGTTCGCCGCCGATTTCGCCGCCGCGCATGGCCCCTGTGCCTGCGGCTTCGCGATCCGCTTCCAACACCCGGCCGACGAAGTGTTCGCCAAGGTGCTGGAGAACGGCGGCGAAGCCATCGCCGACAAGGCCGACACCCGCGCGGTGCCGGCACCGGTGGTCAAGGGCATCGGCGACTGCATGCTGTACCTGGTCGACCAGTACGGCGAGAAGGGCTCGGTGTATACCGAGTTCGAGCCGGTGCCCGGCGCCGACCAGCACCCGGCCGGCTTCGGCCTGACCTTCATCGACCACCTGACCCACAACCTGTACTTCGGCAACATGCAGCGCTGGTCGGATTACTACGAGCGCCTGTTCAACTTCCGCGAGATCCGCTACTTCGACATCAAGGGCGCCAAGACCGGCCTGGTGTCCAAGGCGATGACCGCGCCGGACGGCGTGGTACGCATCCCGCTCAACGAATCGTCGGATCCGAAGAGCCAGATCAACGAGTACCTGGACGCCTATCGCGGTGAAGGCATCCAGCACATCGCCTGCTTCACCGACGACATCTACGAAACGGTCGAGCGCATGCGCGCGGCCGGCGTCGCGTTCCTGGATACGCCGGACACCTATTTCGAGGTGATCGACCAGCGCATTCCCAACCACGGCGAGGACGTGGCGCGGCTGGCGCGCAACAAGATCCTGATCGACGCCGACGCGGAGACCAAGCAGCGCAAGCTGCTGCAGATATTCACCCAGAACTGCATCGGCCCGATCTTCTTCGAGATCATCCAGCGCAAGGGCAACGAAGGCTTCGGCGAAGGCAACTTCAAGGCGCTGTTCGAGAGCATCGAGCGCGACCAGATGAAGCGCGGCGTGCTTTGACTTCGGGTTTTGACAACAGGTTTTGACAGCGAGCGGACGCTGACAGCGCATCGCGGAGACTTCCGACAGCCGGTGTAGCCCCTCTCCCGTCGGGAGAGGGGTTGGGGTGAGGGTACGGTAAAGATCATGACGATCAAGCCGCCTTTACCCACAGCCACGCTGACACACGCACGCCAGCTACGTCGCACCATGACCGATGCCGAGCGCGCACTGTGGAGGTCTCTGAGAAGTGGGCAGTTGCAAGGTTTCAAGTTCCGGCGGCAGTACCCGATCCCTCCCTACATCGCTGATTTCTGCTGTGTGTCAGCAAAGCTGATTGTCGAAATCGATGGTGCGCAACACACCGAACCACGCGATGTCACAAGAACGCGTTGGCTC includes:
- a CDS encoding peptide MFS transporter, which encodes MSVDVVASNHPASPQPPSAQPPEFKTLLGHPRPLWMLFMTEFWERFAFYGIRWALVLYIVAQFHGGQGTGQASASATYGAYLALVYAAAIFGGYIADRVLGYQRSILVGAAVMAAGLFLISVPNPQIFELGLATVVVGNGLFKPNISTMVGKLYSVADPRRDSGFTIFYMGINLGAMIAPWLTQQLAEKVFGTEAMPSYKMVFIASGIGMLISLVWFWFGRRQLKGIGAPLPGGAGGMRVVYVLLGMLVAIPAVYLALAAGAEVLQWILSTMFVALAVMLLVEGIRNGKVARDKVIAMLIIFAFNVLFWMFFEQAGSSFTFLADEIVNRQFGDWTFPTAWFQSVNSLAIITLAPLIAWIWVKAGRFNPSISRKFALGLMFNGLAFLLLMFALSSLVNDAGKIPFWTLFMVYVIQSVGELCLSPIGLSMVTKLAPLRLVGFGMGGWFLSTGIGNNLSGIFASHVSGEGGMTVSSALGGYTFGFWALLGAGVVLFLIAPLISKLMHGVK
- a CDS encoding thioredoxin family protein gives rise to the protein MLMNKTMCAALVAVLALSGCGQTAAPPDAPAPAKPLDTSVQKPPVADPNQPVASGNTPAAADIAAAKALGAQFDPQRNPADDLDTAMVEAKRGGKRILLDVGNEACDWCHTLDTFIEGDAELRSFRDANFVWVKVNVSDANKNEAFMAQYPKIVDFPHLLVLDADGKLLHSQVVGDLQKDKGYDRKKFSDFLRQWAPPKP
- a CDS encoding MarR family winged helix-turn-helix transcriptional regulator gives rise to the protein MTIATPAPTPDSPSLDLERFLPYRISVLSNRISSNIARVYGERYGMAVTEWRVMAVLALYPGLSAGEVSERTAMDKVAVSRAVARQLERGFIQRETHGDDRRRSVLHLTPAGVEVYQVVAPMVLECERRLLAPFSEDEQRLLNRLIDRLAAEGLPSMTGR
- a CDS encoding tryptophan 2,3-dioxygenase, with the protein product MPVEQNQRPLEAGIHTDLEGRLTYGGYLRLDRLLSAQQPLSNPPHHDELLFIVQHQTSELWLKLLAHELGAAIAHLQRDQVWQCRKVLARSKQVLRLLTEQWSVLETLTPSEYMGFRDVLGPSSGFQSLQYRTIEFMLGNKNAQMLPVFDHDPQGQAALQSVLEAPSLYEEFLRYLARFGHAVPAPYHARDWRQPHVSDPLLRPVFERIYENTDRYWREYALCEDLVDLETQFQLWRFRHMRTVMRVIGFKRGTGGSSGVGFLQQALALTFFPELFEVRTSVGLESRDAGLGTRDPGGASQAP
- a CDS encoding lamin tail domain-containing protein yields the protein MRTMLLRAAVLSCALGCAGYAQAQVVISQVYGGGGNSGATYKSDFVELHNNGSEAVSLAGWSVQYASAAGSSWQVTTLSGSIAPGGYYLVKQADGSGGSAALPTPDATGTIAMSGTAGKIALSKSSAALSGACPAGNADFVGYGSSASCAEGSAPTAAPSNTLAVLRGNGGCSDSDNNNADFATGAPTPRNSAAPVSLCGGGNQPVASVANVSRAEGDSGSSAFVFTVTLSQPAGSAGVNFTVATRDGTATAGSDYQALAATQVTIPAGESSAEVRVLVNGDTSNEPDETFYLDISGISGALPSTLTASGVILNDDFNLVPIHSIQGSGARSPLVGQVVATSGIVTARRSAGFFLQTPDAQADADPLTSEGIYVYTGSAPPAEAAVGNAVRVQATVVEYVPSTDPSQPPLTELSAPTVLLQSTGNPLPAAVELTTRFPDPNGAYDQLERLEGMRVSVPSLTVNTPTLGNVNETNASATSNGVFHAVVTGLPRAWRTAGVQQPDALPAGSPADVPRWNTSPQVIAVGSAGLGGERIDVAAGCTVLGVSGPLDYSFRRYTIYPETAPSVQCDGADQPKPAPAPQADDVNIATYNMERFFDDQNDPAIGEPVLTAAAYQARLNKASLAIRNYLNTPDILGTVEIENLSVLQTLAERVNRDAVAAGQPDPQYVAYLQEGNDVGGIDVGFLVKTAQVGAGIARVEVVSVSQEGKAATWTEPSGTVSLLNDRPPLLLKAVVHFADGRALPLTVVEVHQRSLNGAETDDASGQRIRAKRQAQAVFLANLLQARQAADPTEQVLVMGDFNAFEFNDGYVDAMGTVTGLPAPDAQTVVGGDGATLVDPALYNLTLLSTPDQSYSYAYDGNVQSLDHILANRALMRSAQIAGLSEAHARLNADFPAVARNDANSPARLSDHDPAVVLIKLKPLERADLSLRVSAANASVYAGDTIRYSITLANAGPDAARAAAVAFALDAAVVPSVTAAPGWDCAAPEVAAQTVVTCSTAQFAAGTTPRFDVAVPAGTALVGRSLSLAASVASQTEDPNPGDNGGSATVAVQARPAGDLAVSIDGPATLPFLAFFADYRIDVRNHGNAPVQGASLEIDGSTLSALTALVPPRGWQCVRQNHGLRSARFQCHSGADLAPGASAAFRLSLATRPLPADRQIVIGASAGSTSADADPSDNSARFSTRVEGLRLFGR
- the hppD gene encoding 4-hydroxyphenylpyruvate dioxygenase — translated: MSAQPQHPSQPANLGMQVTTFENPMGIDGFEFVEFAAPAGQGEQLHAYFRSMGFTAVLRHRQRAITVYRQGGVNFLVNEDPDSFAADFAAAHGPCACGFAIRFQHPADEVFAKVLENGGEAIADKADTRAVPAPVVKGIGDCMLYLVDQYGEKGSVYTEFEPVPGADQHPAGFGLTFIDHLTHNLYFGNMQRWSDYYERLFNFREIRYFDIKGAKTGLVSKAMTAPDGVVRIPLNESSDPKSQINEYLDAYRGEGIQHIACFTDDIYETVERMRAAGVAFLDTPDTYFEVIDQRIPNHGEDVARLARNKILIDADAETKQRKLLQIFTQNCIGPIFFEIIQRKGNEGFGEGNFKALFESIERDQMKRGVL
- a CDS encoding endonuclease domain-containing protein, with the translated sequence MTIKPPLPTATLTHARQLRRTMTDAERALWRSLRSGQLQGFKFRRQYPIPPYIADFCCVSAKLIVEIDGAQHTEPRDVTRTRWLESRGWRIVRFWNNDVLLSRDAVIQAICDATGAPYPHPNPSPGGRGA
- the pdhA gene encoding pyruvate dehydrogenase (acetyl-transferring) E1 component subunit alpha, translated to MSIAAQFEIEFLQYLDAGGQPVRDALPADSANPQTLLALFKQMLYVRTFDSKAVALQRTGKLGTYASCLGHEATHIGIGASMRRGDVLAPSYREYGAMFMRGVRPREILLYWGGDERGSDFQRDSDAARDFPICVPISTQCLHAAGAALAFKLRGEAQVAVATCGDGGSSKTDFYAALNSAGAYQLPLILCVINNGWAISVPRNAQTGAQTLAQKGLAGGLHCLQVDGNDLIAVLEAMRQARERALAGQGGTVIEFMTYRLSDHTTADDARRYRDDAEVKQAWEREPLLRLRAWLSAQGLWSEDEEAAWKQECARLADIELNAYLETPVQPVEAMFDYLYADPPPDLLAQRAEAIALEQRHG